The genomic DNA CAACGAAAATCAAATACCCCTTCTCGAATTTGCCGTAGTTTTCCAGAAGGACTGTCACGTCCCGGCTGGGAAGCGTCAAGCAACTCCCTGGAACATTCTgcatccctccttccttttcctcttccagcAGGTAGTACATGGCAGCAAAGAACTCCTGGAAGGTCATGTGGATGAAGCTGTAGAGCTTCTCGCAGTCCACTTCCTTTTGGAACAGGTTCATCCTCAGGAAAGCAGACACCTCCGCCTTCTGCAGGCCGTGATTCCTGAGGTCAGACTCCTCAAAGAGGATTTTCTGGTTCCAGATCCCATCTGCAGCCAAAGAGCAGAGCCCCCAGAGGTGGGCAGAGAGGGTATGCTCCTGGCTCCCTCCTCGGGGCTGCAGCAAACTGGAGAGGAAGAAGATGTACACCGCAGTGGTAGTCTTGGATGTCTGGGCCAGGCTCTTGCCACTCTCCATCTGCTGCTTCAGGCCGGTGCACACAATCCAGCAGACGAGGGGAATGAAACACATGGTGAAGAGGACCTCGTTCTCCTGAATCAGACTGAAGGCTGCCCTCGCCTGGGCCTCATCTGAGAAGTACTTGAAGAAATACTCCTTCCTTTTGGTCTCCGAGAAACCCAGGATCTCCACATGCCGAGGGTGGTCCAGCAagtgctgcagcttctccagggCCACCGGTCTCGTGGTGATGAGCAGGAAGGCCTCGGGGAGCAGCTTCTTTCTGATGAGGCTGCTCAGGAGAATGTCTCCCCGCTCGGCCTTCCGCCAGTCGGTGCAGAGTGGCCCAATGTGCTCATCAAAGGCACCCTGCAGCTCATCAAAGCCGTCCATGAGGAAGAGGATTCTGGAGGGCTTCCTCACGATCCTGTGGATGGGGGGGTTTGGGTCGGGGCAGCAGCTCATGATCAGGTCCCCCAGGCTCCTCTGAGTCACGAGGCTCAACTCCCGACAGTGGATATAGAACAAATAGTCAAACCTGTCTTGATAGAGTGTCCCCGACGCCCAGTCCAACATAATCTTCCTGGCCAGTATAGTTTTCCCAATCCCCGCGGCTCCCTGGAATACCACTGTGTGCACAGGCTCCGCGTGCTCTGCATCAGGCTCAAACAGCGATTCCATCTTAATGGGACTCACGGGGCTGTCCCCTGCCTTAGTCCTGCCGATGGTCAGAAGCTCCTGCTCCCTCTCCTGCTGGCTGCGGTGCTCCTTGATGAGGCGCAGTGGTGTGTAGCGTTTGTTGAGGCTCACACTCTCACCCAGACGGGCGTTCCTGTCTTCGATGCACTGGAATCTGCTTCTCACATGTCTTCTGTACTTCTTACCGTAATCTACGGCAAAGACAGGAAGTTAGGCGGAAAAGCCCACATGTGTCCACCAGAGATGTGCCCTAAACAGGGGCCGGTAATCTGAAGTGAGTGGTAACTAGAACGGAGAAATGGCAGCTGCAGCTTCTCCCACTGCTTGGGTAGGAAAGGTGTCAGGAACCTCTGCTGTCAAGCTTTTCATACACACAGTTGAACAGAAGGCCAGTGCTGTATGTGCAGCCACCAGCCCAAGATCTTTTTATCAGTCTTATTCCTTTAAGTCACCTGCACCCCGTGCCTTTTCAAACTTGGAACACCTCATCACCCCGCTGGCTCTGGGGTGACATGAATCTGTCTCTTCAGTGGAGGAACCTATAGTATGTAAGGCCAAGTTACTCAGCTACTCAGCTCCGCAGAGCCTCCTGAACCAGGTCTTAAAACTCAATTCACAGCACCAGCTCAATTGcttacctttcttctttttacaaATGGAGATTCTGGAAAGGTAACCCAGCAAACCCATCCACTCCTCTTCAATGCTGTCTTGCTGGCATATCACAGTGTGATTAGAAGCACATGCATTATCTGAaggtaaaagggaaaaaaagtgtcAAAAACCAGGACTGTTATCCCAGCGGATGCAATGGAAACCTGGCCTAATGCTCAGCGTGGGAGAAGAGAGCCCAAACCCAAACGTGGCTCTGAGTTGCAGAGACGGGTGTGCAGTCAGAAGTCTAGCTGAGAGCATTTCCGCACTCCTCATTCTGTTGTCCACCTGCCAGGCCTGTGTCCCGAGGGTCCCCTGTCTCGGAATCTCTTCCTCAGGCCCAGAAATTAATCAGCAAACATGTGAAG from Callithrix jacchus isolate 240 chromosome 19, calJac240_pri, whole genome shotgun sequence includes the following:
- the NLRP3 gene encoding NACHT, LRR and PYD domains-containing protein 3 isoform X4; its protein translation is MKMASTRCKLARYLEDLEDVDFKKFKMHLEDYPPQKGCIPLPRGQTEKADHVDLATLMIDFNGEEKAWAMAVWIFAAINRRDLYEKAKRDEPKWDNACASNHTVICQQDSIEEEWMGLLGYLSRISICKKKKDYGKKYRRHVRSRFQCIEDRNARLGESVSLNKRYTPLRLIKEHRSQQEREQELLTIGRTKAGDSPVSPIKMESLFEPDAEHAEPVHTVVFQGAAGIGKTILARKIMLDWASGTLYQDRFDYLFYIHCRELSLVTQRSLGDLIMSCCPDPNPPIHRIVRKPSRILFLMDGFDELQGAFDEHIGPLCTDWRKAERGDILLSSLIRKKLLPEAFLLITTRPVALEKLQHLLDHPRHVEILGFSETKRKEYFFKYFSDEAQARAAFSLIQENEVLFTMCFIPLVCWIVCTGLKQQMESGKSLAQTSKTTTAVYIFFLSSLLQPRGGSQEHTLSAHLWGLCSLAADGIWNQKILFEESDLRNHGLQKAEVSAFLRMNLFQKEVDCEKLYSFIHMTFQEFFAAMYYLLEEEKEGGMQNVPGSCLTLPSRDVTVLLENYGKFEKGYLIFVVRFLFGLVNQERTSYLEKKLSCKVSQQIRLELLKWIEVKAKAKKLQIQPSQLELFYCLYEMQEEDFVQRAMDHFPKIEINLSTRMDHVVSSFCIENCHRVESLSLGFLHNMPKEEEEEEKEGRHLDVAQCVPPGSLTACSLGLGRCGLSHECCLDLSLVLSSSQKLVELDLSDNALGDFGIRLLCVGLKHLLCNLKKLWLVNSGLTSACCSALSSVLSTNGNLTHLYLRGNTLGDKGIKLLCEGLLHPDCKLQVLELDSCSLTSHCCWDLSTLLTSSRSLRKLSLGNNDLGDLGVMMFCEVLRQQSCLLQNLGLCEMFFNYETKRALETLQEEKPELTIVFEPSW